The nucleotide window TAAACAGTGTTTTGGCCTTACAAAACTCCCCTTCTGATTTAAAAGCAAAGCTAATGGCATTGTGAGGGTGTAAACTTTCTTCATGACTCACTTTAATGGCAAAATCTTTTACAAAAGCCTCTTGATTATACAAAATCTTTAACTTTCTAGCCGCATCTTCACAAAATAATGGAGACTTAGCATTTAAGTGAGCAAAGGCTTGCTCGTCTTCTCTTTTTACAAAAGATTGTACTGCTGTTTTTAAAACTTGTTCGGCTTTCTTAATTTCTAATTGAATTAATTCTGTGCCTTCTGTTTTTGCTAATTGTTGGTCTATTAATAAAGTAATGTATGCTTTACTGCGTTGAGCATGAGGAAAAGCGTCTACATTATTTACATCCGAAAACCAATTTTTTATATCCTTAGCCGCTATGTTTTCTTGGTCTTTAAAATGGGTAAAAAAAGCGTCTTTATTTAGCTCTTGTGCTAAACTGGCTGAACATGGACAAGTGCTTGAATAAGTTAGTTCAAAATTAATATAAACTTTAAATTCGTTTTTTGTATTTAAACTCGCTTTAATATTTATAGGATAAGTTCTTAAACCCCATTGCTTACTCACTAAAGATTCTTGATTTACAGTTAAAGGAAAGCTTAAAACCAAATAGGCTTCATCGGTTTGTTCTTCATGACTGTTTAAAGCCTCTTGTAAAAACTGTTTTAAATGCTTAAACGATAAAGTTTTACTAGGTTCTATTTGTTTTTCAGTGGAAGAAAAATGCTCTTTTAATAATTTATATAATCGCGACATATGAATGCCTCGACTAGAAGTGTCTTTAAAGTCTATAAAAATTTTAGCTAAACCCGATTGCCCGTTAATTAAAAGCTGTACTTCTTCCATTCCCACAGCAGGCAAAGCACCACAATAGGTAACAGTGCTTTTAGATATGTCTGGTAAGGTTTTTTTTAACATAGTTTGTTAAAGTACTAAATTGGGTTTTTATTGGCAAGGTTTGTCTATATATAAAAGAAATATTATGTTACAATTAAACAGTAAAAACCTTTTCAGTGGCTTTGGTTATAGAGATAACCTCTTGAGTAAATAAGTCCATCCATTTTTCAGAAAGAGCCTTAATATCTTGGTCAGAACATATATTAAAATCTTTTAAAGAAATAGTGGGTACAGGGGTGCCTTCTTGGGTAATATTTACTGCTAAATGAATCATAGAAGATGTTGTAGATTGTGTAGCAATACTTATATTAAACTTTTTTTCTAAGTTGTCTTTAGTTATAAAGTAAAGATCGTCTCCCTTTCGTTTTAAAAATATACCACGATCTTGCATATCTTCTTTAATTAAAGTGACAAATAGTCTTTGTAAAGCCACTGCAGAAAATATAGTACTATTAAATTTTTCTACAATAAAATGTAACATTTCTTTAGAAGCTATTATGGAGTTATTTTGTAAGTCCTCACCGTCTATAATGTTTTCTTGAGGGATATTACAAGCACCCCTCCAAGAGATAATGGAGTCTCCTAAAAGTTGATGTTCTAAATAGCCAAATAAATGCCTTAATTGTGCACCATCGTATATACTAGATTTTTTACAGTATTTTTTTTGCATAGTTTTATCCTTTATTTGGATTTTTTTCTTTTAAATGCATATCCTGCCGTTTAAGTTACTGGACTATTTTTGCATATCTTATAAGCTACTTACTCTTATTATGGAAAAAAAGAAACAACAAATTTTAAAAGAAGTTTTTGGCTTTGACTCATTTAGGCCTTTGCAAGAGTCTGTGGTGGACTCTATTTTAAATAAAAAAGATATTTTAATGATTTTACCCACTGGAGGAGGTAAATCATTGTGTTATCAACTACCCGCTTTGTTAATGGATGGTATTGTAGTGGTTATTTCTCCCCTTTTGGCTTTAATGCAAGATCAAGTTATGGCTTTAAAAGCAAAAGGAATAAAAGCCGCTATGATTTCTTCTTTACAAGATTATAAAGAAATTCAAACTATTGAAAAACAGCTAAAAAATCAGGAAATTAAACTGCTATTTATTGCTCCCGAAAGGTTACAAAATTTAACTTTTGTGCACTTTTTATTTCAGTTAAAAATTGCTTTTTTTGCTGTTGATGAAGCTCATTGTGTAAGTGAATGGGGTCATGAATTTAGATCAGACTATCGACAGCTGGGGCTTATTAAAGAAAGGTTTCCAGATGTCAGTATTGCTGCTTTCACTGCCACAGCTACTAAACCTGTGGAAAAAGATATTATTAACCAATTACAATTTAAGGATAAATTAGTTACTCGTGGCCCTGTTTATCGAGATAACTTATTTATTAATGTTATAAAAAGACAAAAAAATGGTTACGATCAATTACTTCCTTTTTTAAAAAATCATGCTAATGAACAAGGAATTATTTATACTTTTTCTAGAAAAAACACAGAAAAACTAGCGGATTTTTTGCAAGAAAAAGGTTTAAAGGCAAAAGCCTATCATGCTGGATTAAGTGCAAAAGAACGAACAAAAGTTTTTAAACAATTTGTTATTGATGATATTGATATTATAGTGGCTACCATTGCTTTTGGAATGGGTATTGATAAAAGTAATGTTCGATTTGTTGTGCATATGTCTATGCCAAAAACTTTAGAGGGTTATTATCAAGAAATTGGAAGAGCTGGACGAGATGGATTAAATTCCGAAGCTTTGCTACTTTACTCCACTGCAGATTTAGTTTTATTAGGAAAATTTACTGCAGAAATTGAAGATGAAACTTATAAGCAAGTGGCTTATAAAAAATTAAATATAATAAAACAATATTCTTATCAAGAAAGTTGTAGGCACAAAGCTTTAAGTCAATACTTTGGTGACGAAATGCAAGATTGCAAAATTCAATGTGATAATTGTTTAAACCCTGACAATAAAAGAACAGATATTAGTGTTTTATCACAAATGTTTTTATCTGCTATTTACCGTGTAAATCAAAATTTTGGTCAATTACATATTATAGATATTTTAACAGGTTCTAAAAATCAAAAAGTTTTAAACAATAATCACGATAAATTATCGGTTTATAATATTGGCTCGGAAACTAATAAAACTAAATGGCGTATTATCGCAGATAGATTATTAGAGTTAGAAGCTTTTTATGTTGGTGTTGAATTTAACACTTTACAATTAAATAAATTATCCATGAAAATTATGAAAGGTGAAGTAAAAGTAGATATTCGTAGTTCTCATTTTGAAGGAATAAAAGTAATAACTAAAAAAGAAAAAATAACTTCTAAAACTTTAGATTACACAGTGGATGAAAAAATATACGATGAACTAAGAACTCTTAGAAAAAGCTTTGCCGACAAAATTGGAATGCCTGCTTACATTATTTTTGATAACAAAGCCTTAATGGAAATGGCTCACTTTTTACCAGACACAGAAGAAAAATTTTTAAAAATTAAAGGCGTAGGAAAAGTAAAATACGAAAAATATGGAAAAGCCTTTTTGGATTTATTAACTAACTTAAAGTAAGTTTAAAGTTAGTTAGAAAATTTAACTTTTTTAGGTCGTTTTACTTTGTTGGGTAAATGCCCTGCGGGTAGCACTCTATTGTAACTGCCGCTTATTTGTAGCCTACAAGAAGTATGGGTAGGTAACATTCTTTCGCCAGATTTTAAATCTTGTACTAAAGTTCTTTCTTCGCCGTTGGATAAAATAACCGTGTATTCTACTCCTTTTCGACTATGTAATTTATCACTAACTTTACGGCCAATAACACCGCCAACAAGGCCACCTACGATATTGATTATAGGGCTTTTATTATTTGTAGCTAGTGATCCTGTAAGAAAACCAATAGATTCACCCTGTTCTCCAGAGTGATCGCTTCTAATAGTAATTATTCTAGAAGCTAAAACACGACAACTACGCAAAATTTTTGATCGACCCACTTCGCTGGAGCTATACAGGTTATCACTAATTTGCATACTAGAACATCCCGATAAAACAATAAACATTATACCAACAATAAATAAATTATAGATTTTTTTCATAGATAATTTGTATTATTAAAACAAAAAAATAGCAAGTTATTTTAAATAGAATTTACAGGTTAGAAAAAAATTTATAATCAAGAATTGAATTTATGAGCTTTAAAAAACCTTTGGCAAGATTCGCACTCTTTACAAGGGGTTTTTCCATTAAAATAACAAGACCATAGCTTAGCTATGGGTATATTTAAGTTTAATGCTTTTTTGTAAATTTGGTTTTTATTTAAATTTTGTGTGTATGATTTTATTTTTACTTTATTTAAAGTAGAGAAACTAAGAGCTTTATTAACAGCCTTTACATAGTCTTTAGAATTATCTAAAAAAGTTTCTGCTTCTTCTTTATTAAAACCTGCATACACAACGGGGATATCTAAACTTTCTGCAAAGCTTGCGGCTATATTTAAAAATACTCCGTTACGATTAGGTACCCACACTTGTTTTGCAGAATTTTTAGTTTCTTTTTTACTATTTAATTTTATGTTTGTGGGAATATCTTTTTTAGGGTTAATTAAGGAAGTTTTTGTCCAAGATTTAAAAAAATCTAACTTATGTATTTTGTGTTTACAAGAAAGTAATTTACATAATTTAGCTGCGGCTTTTAATTCATTAGAGGCAGCTTTTTGGCCATAATCAAAACTTAAAGCCAATACCTTTTTTCCTTCTGCACAAGCGGTGTATAAATTTACAGAGGAATCTAAGCCTCCAGAAAGTAAAATTAAAGCATCATACATAAAAATCTCTAATCATTGTTTAAATAAGTTTAAATAAAAGAAAAACCTTTTTATAAATGTAAGTTATTATAAATTTAACAATATTCCATCAGTTAAATTAACTTTAT belongs to Pseudobdellovibrionaceae bacterium and includes:
- a CDS encoding DUF366 family protein, which gives rise to MQKKYCKKSSIYDGAQLRHLFGYLEHQLLGDSIISWRGACNIPQENIIDGEDLQNNSIIASKEMLHFIVEKFNSTIFSAVALQRLFVTLIKEDMQDRGIFLKRKGDDLYFITKDNLEKKFNISIATQSTTSSMIHLAVNITQEGTPVPTISLKDFNICSDQDIKALSEKWMDLFTQEVISITKATEKVFTV
- the recQ gene encoding DNA helicase RecQ, encoding MEKKKQQILKEVFGFDSFRPLQESVVDSILNKKDILMILPTGGGKSLCYQLPALLMDGIVVVISPLLALMQDQVMALKAKGIKAAMISSLQDYKEIQTIEKQLKNQEIKLLFIAPERLQNLTFVHFLFQLKIAFFAVDEAHCVSEWGHEFRSDYRQLGLIKERFPDVSIAAFTATATKPVEKDIINQLQFKDKLVTRGPVYRDNLFINVIKRQKNGYDQLLPFLKNHANEQGIIYTFSRKNTEKLADFLQEKGLKAKAYHAGLSAKERTKVFKQFVIDDIDIIVATIAFGMGIDKSNVRFVVHMSMPKTLEGYYQEIGRAGRDGLNSEALLLYSTADLVLLGKFTAEIEDETYKQVAYKKLNIIKQYSYQESCRHKALSQYFGDEMQDCKIQCDNCLNPDNKRTDISVLSQMFLSAIYRVNQNFGQLHIIDILTGSKNQKVLNNNHDKLSVYNIGSETNKTKWRIIADRLLELEAFYVGVEFNTLQLNKLSMKIMKGEVKVDIRSSHFEGIKVITKKEKITSKTLDYTVDEKIYDELRTLRKSFADKIGMPAYIIFDNKALMEMAHFLPDTEEKFLKIKGVGKVKYEKYGKAFLDLLTNLK
- the queC gene encoding 7-cyano-7-deazaguanine synthase QueC translates to MYDALILLSGGLDSSVNLYTACAEGKKVLALSFDYGQKAASNELKAAAKLCKLLSCKHKIHKLDFFKSWTKTSLINPKKDIPTNIKLNSKKETKNSAKQVWVPNRNGVFLNIAASFAESLDIPVVYAGFNKEEAETFLDNSKDYVKAVNKALSFSTLNKVKIKSYTQNLNKNQIYKKALNLNIPIAKLWSCYFNGKTPCKECESCQRFFKAHKFNS